One Neosynechococcus sphagnicola sy1 DNA segment encodes these proteins:
- a CDS encoding ROK family protein, producing the protein MSPSTATRHPSPQVMGIDLGGTAIKLGRFTVTGACLQSLSVPTPQPATPKRVLETLVAAISDLDPHQVCGAIGVGTPGPADAAGRIARVAINLCGWQDVPLADWLETRTGRPTILANDANCAGLGEAWLGAGQQFRHLILLTLGTGVGGAVIINGDLFVGAEGAAGELGLITLNPEGPPCNSGNQGSLEQHLSIQAIHRRTGLAPDVLGKQAIAGDPSALEFWQSYGRDLGIGLSSLIYVLTPEAIVIGGGVCASADFFPASNPSRN; encoded by the coding sequence ATGAGCCCATCCACTGCGACTCGGCATCCATCTCCCCAAGTGATGGGAATTGATCTGGGAGGAACTGCCATTAAACTGGGGCGTTTCACGGTTACTGGAGCCTGCCTGCAATCCCTCAGCGTCCCAACCCCTCAGCCAGCTACACCGAAGCGGGTTCTGGAAACCCTGGTGGCTGCGATCTCCGACCTTGATCCCCATCAAGTCTGTGGAGCGATCGGGGTCGGAACCCCTGGTCCTGCCGACGCAGCGGGTCGCATTGCCCGAGTCGCCATCAATCTTTGTGGTTGGCAAGATGTTCCCCTGGCAGACTGGCTAGAGACCCGAACGGGCAGACCTACGATCTTGGCGAACGATGCCAACTGTGCCGGACTGGGAGAAGCGTGGTTGGGAGCTGGGCAGCAGTTTCGCCACCTAATTTTGCTCACCTTGGGAACCGGAGTAGGGGGTGCGGTGATTATCAATGGCGATCTGTTTGTGGGGGCGGAGGGAGCCGCTGGGGAATTGGGGTTGATTACCCTAAATCCCGAAGGTCCTCCCTGCAATAGTGGCAATCAGGGTTCCTTAGAACAGCATCTGTCCATCCAGGCAATCCATCGCCGTACAGGTTTGGCACCGGATGTCCTGGGGAAGCAGGCGATCGCAGGCGATCCATCCGCCCTTGAGTTTTGGCAAAGCTATGGGCGAGATTTGGGCATTGGCCTCTCGAGTTTGATCTATGTGCTCACCCCAGAAGCCATCGTCATTGGTGGTGGGGTGTGTGCTAGTGCGGATTTTTTTCCTGCCAGCAACCCAAGCAGAAATTGA
- the coaD gene encoding pantetheine-phosphate adenylyltransferase, translating to MIAIYPGSFDPITLGHLDIIDRGCQLFEQVIVAVLRNPNKAPLFTVEERLTQIQHSTRHLSGVKVDSFDGLTVTYAKMQQATVLLRGLRVLSDFEKELQMAHVNKTLSGQIETVFLATSNEYSFLSSSLVKEIARFGGSVDHLVPQHVAVDIYRVFKNVAS from the coding sequence GTGATTGCCATTTACCCTGGTAGCTTCGACCCCATTACCTTAGGACACCTCGACATTATTGACCGTGGCTGTCAGCTCTTTGAGCAGGTGATTGTGGCTGTGCTCCGGAATCCTAATAAAGCCCCCCTGTTTACCGTCGAGGAACGTCTGACACAGATTCAACACTCCACCCGTCACCTGAGTGGGGTCAAGGTTGATAGCTTCGATGGCTTAACCGTTACCTATGCCAAGATGCAGCAGGCAACGGTTCTCCTCCGAGGGCTGCGGGTACTCTCTGATTTTGAGAAAGAACTGCAAATGGCCCATGTTAATAAGACACTTTCAGGCCAGATTGAGACGGTGTTCTTAGCAACCTCCAATGAGTACAGTTTTTTAAGTAGTAGTTTGGTCAAGGAGATTGCCCGATTTGGTGGCTCCGTTGATCACCTGGTTCCTCAACACGTTGCTGTAGATATCTATCGCGTCTTTAAAAATGTTGCGTCCTGA
- a CDS encoding YdcF family protein — protein sequence MQWTDVTWRLFHGLTHPWLIVPPLLVLMGLPWLLRSRPLQIYLSRPAAIALLFYLLAIATPTATLANWLLAQFVPFDTGAPADAIVVLGRGEVLRPSRIQTSVQLWQAHRAPEIFVSGAGDAPKMITDLQTAGVPVQQLSGEYCSRTTEENARYTAALLQPQEIYHIVLITDAPHMLRSYLTFVSFGFQVIPHPSPFPTHRSLSSLLVLREYVGLVSYGLLGRFQARETPLGLPGINHCQL from the coding sequence CGCTCTTGGTGCTGATGGGGTTACCCTGGTTGCTGCGATCGCGTCCTTTACAAATCTATCTCAGCCGACCCGCCGCGATCGCCCTGTTGTTTTATCTGCTGGCCATCGCTACCCCCACAGCCACCCTGGCAAACTGGTTACTGGCCCAATTCGTGCCCTTTGACACCGGAGCCCCGGCGGATGCGATTGTAGTTCTGGGGCGAGGGGAGGTCTTGCGCCCGTCACGCATCCAAACCAGTGTCCAACTTTGGCAGGCCCATCGTGCCCCGGAAATTTTTGTCAGTGGGGCGGGGGATGCGCCCAAAATGATCACGGATTTACAGACAGCAGGCGTTCCCGTCCAACAGCTCTCGGGGGAATACTGCTCCCGTACCACCGAAGAAAATGCCCGCTATACGGCAGCACTGCTCCAACCCCAGGAAATCTATCACATAGTGTTGATTACCGATGCCCCCCACATGCTGCGATCCTACCTGACCTTTGTAAGTTTTGGCTTTCAGGTGATTCCCCACCCCAGTCCCTTCCCAACCCACCGATCCCTGTCCTCCCTGCTGGTGCTGCGCGAGTATGTCGGCTTAGTGAGCTATGGCCTATTGGGTCGTTTCCAGGCTCGTGAGACTCCGCTGGGGTTACCTGGGATCAATCACTGCCAGCTATAA